The DNA window TCCTTTAACAACTTATTAGTTTCAGACGGATGTTTCACATGTCAATTGGCCCTCTTTTCGTAACCGTTTTTATATTTCTCTTACACAAGCAATACTCAGCTTTCGTTGAATTGTTCTTATCATTATACCTTGCTTATGTTTGATATTTGTAGGCTCACCCTACCCATCACAGCCTGGAGCTTACGGGCAGTACGGCTCGAGCGATCAGTACAACGCCACTGGGCCACCCGGCCAGCCATTCGGACAGGGTCCAGGACAATATCCGCCGCAGAACCGAAACATGTACCCTCCCTACGGGCCGGAGGGGGAAGCGTGAGTGCACCCCAATTAACCCACTTCATACCCCTtcaacacacacaaacactcaaAGACatcacatccacatccagacCCCCACGTACACTCAACAACCTCTGTACTGTAGCTGCCCGATATAATCTCACTGGACTAAACTTGAGAGCTGTGATTTATCACTGAGAGCCATTACTAATTtctgttttatgtttttttcaaTTCTTCCACAGTCCTCCAACTGGTGCCAATCAGTACGGGCCCTACGGCAGCCGACCCTACAGCCAGCCTCCACCAGGAGGTCCTCAGCCGCCAGCGCAGACGGTTGCTGGTGGACCGCCCGCCGGCGGAGCTCCAGGAGCACCCCCCAGCAGCGCCTATCCCACGGGCAGGCCCTCCCAACAGGACTACTATCAACCACCACCAGATCAAGTAAGTCCGGAATTCTTAAGAAATAACCAAACAGAATAAGTGTGCAGCTAACGTTCATCCATCTTCTAAATATTTCTAACGcctttgtcttttttttttttgcagagTCCACAACCGCGAAGGCATCCCGATTTTATCAAAGACTCACAGCCCTATCCAGGCTACAATGCTAGGCCTCAAATTTATGGTAAGTCCATCCTTGGCAGCATTGCGAGTATAGCAAATGACCAATAATggactttttatttttaatcagGTGCTTGGCAAAGCGGTACCCAGCAGTACCGGCCACAATACCCATCATCGCCTGCTCCGCAAAATTGGGGAGGTGCTCCGCCGCGCGGTGCTGCGCCTCCGCCAGGCGCACCACATGGACCGCCCATCCAGCAGCCGGCAGGAGTGGCTCAATGGGATCAGCACCGCTATCCGCCTCAACAAGGTCCTCCGCCGCCAcctcagcagcaacagcagcctcaacagcaacagcagcaaccgcCGTATCAGCAGGTGGCTGGACCTCCTGGGCAGCAGCCTCCTCAGGCGCCGCCACAGTGGGCACAGATGAACCCCGGGCAAACTGCGCAATCAGGAATAGCACCTCCGGGCTCACCACTTCGCCCGCCCTCTGGGCCAGGCCAGCAGAATAGGATGCCCGGCATGCcggcacagcagcagcagtcgcaacAACAAGGTGGAGTCCCGCAGCCACCGCCGCAACAGGCATCCCACGGCGGCGTTCCATCGCCAGGATTGCCTCAAGTGGGACCCGGTGGAATGGTTAAGCCACCTTACGCTATGCCACCGCCACCATCACAGGGTGTGGGTCAACAAGTGGGCCAGGGGCCACCCGGCGGCATGATGTCGCAAAAGCCACCACCAATGCCGGGACAGGCAATGCAGCAACAGCctttgcagcagcagcctcCCCCGCACCAACACCCACATCCCCATCAGCATCCGCAGCACCAGCATCCGCACCAAATGCCGCCAAACCAGACTGCCCCCGGTGGATACGGTCCTCCAGGAATGCCCGGAGGTGGAGCGCAGCTGGTAAAGAAGGAGCTGATCTTTCCACATGACAGCGTGGAATCCACCACGCCTATACTTTACCGAAGAAAGCGGCTCACGAAGGCGGACGTGTGCCCGGTGGATCCATGGCGTATATTCATGGCCATGCGATCTGGTCTGCTGACCGAGTGCACGTGGGCACTAGATGTGCTTAATGTGCTATTATTCGATGACTCAACTGTCCAGTTCTTTGGCATTTCAAACCTGCCCGGCCTGTTGACTCTGTTGCTTGAACACTTTCAGAAAAATCTCGCCGAGATGTTCGACGAACGGGAAAACGAGGAGCAGTCCGCTCTGCTGGCGGAAGATGCGGATGACGACGCGGACAGCGGCACAGTGATGTGCGAAAAGCTGCGGACCAGCGGACGGCAACCTCGATGTGTGCGAAGCATTAGCAGCTACAACCGCAGGCGGCATTATGAGAATATGGATCGCAGTGGCAAGAATGGAGCCGGCAATGGCAGCGACTCAGAAGACGCCGACGAGGGAATTGATTTGGGTCAAGTGCGAGTACAGCCTAATCCTGAGGAGCGCTCACTGCTGCTCTCCTTTACGCCCAACTACACGATGGTCACGCGAAAGGGTGTGCCAGTGCGCATACAGCCCGCCGAGAACGACATATTTGTAGATGAGCGCCAAAAGGCGTGGGACATAGACACCAACCGCCTGTATGAGCAGCTAGAACCCGTAGGCAGCGATGCCTGGACGTACGGGTTCACAGAGCCAGATCCCTTAGACGGCATTATTGACGTCTTCAAGTCGGAGATAGTTAACATTCCATTTGCACGCTACATCCGCTCTGACAAGAAGGGAAAAAAGCGAACGGAGTTGGCTTCCTCATCCAGGAAGCCAGATATAAAGTCGGAGGAGAATAGTACCGAGGAACAGACGTTTAACAAGAAACGGCGATTGGTAAgcggaggcagcagcagcagcggagtCCACGCCGAAGGCAAGAAGTCCAAGCTGACGAGTGAGGAATTTGCCCAACCAAACGCCGAAGTCAAAAAGGAGCCAGGTACGGCGGACAGCGATTGTCGCCCCGTTGATATGGATATCGAAGCACCGCAGCAACGTCTGACCAATGGTGTGGCACCCTGCTCCTCGACTCCCGCCAGTTTCGATCCCCGGACGACTGCCAAAGATGAAGCGCGGGTGCTTCAGAGAAGGCGTGACTCCAGCTTTGAGGACGAGTGCTACACACGAGATGAGGCGTCGCTGCACCTGGTCAGCGAGAGCCAAGACTCGTTAGCGCGGCGCTGCATCGCTCTCTCCAACATCTTCCGCAACCTGACATTTGTGCCCGGCAACGAGACGGTGCTGGCCAAGTCTACCAGATTTCTGGCGGTTCTTGGTCAACTGCTGCTCCTGAACCACGAGCACTTGCGGCGCACACCGAAGACGCGTAACTACGATCGCGAGGAGGATACGGACTTCAGTGACTCGTGCAGTTCGCTGCAGGGCGAACGTGAATGGTGGTGGGACTATCTAATTACCATTCGGGAGAATATGCTGGTTGCCATGGCCAACATTGCTGGACACTTGGAGCTGTcgcgctacgatgagctgatTGCCCGCCCCTTGATCGACGGTCTGCTGCACTGGGCCGTATGCCCGAGTGCTCATGGACAGGATCCGTTCCCTTCATGCGGACCCAACAGTGTTCTCTCGCCACAACGACTGGCACTCGAGGCTCTTTGCAAGCTGTGCGTGACGGACGCCAATGTAGACCTCGTCATTGCCACTCCACCATTCTCCCGACTGGAAAAGCTGTGTGCCGTGCTCACCCGACATCTGTGCCGCAACGAGGATCAGGTGCTGCGAGAGTTCTCTGTGAACCTGCTGCACTACCTTGCCGCTGCTGACAGCGCCATGGCTCGGACTGTGGCGCTTCAGTCTCCGTGCATCTCATACCTGGTGGCCTTCATTGAGCAGGCCGAACAGACGGCGCTAGGTGTGGCGAACCAGCACGGAATCAACTACCTGCGCGAGAATCCGGACTCGATGGGCACCAGCCTGGACATGCTGCGGAGAGCTGCCGGCACCCTGCTCCATCTGGCCAAGCATCCGGACAACCGGTCGCTGTTCATGCAACAAGAACAGCGTCTGCTTGGTCTGGTCATGTCGCACATCCTGGACCAACAGGTGGCTCTGATTATTTCGCGTGTTCTTTACCAAGTGTCGCGAGGAACAGGTCCTATTCACTCCGTGGAGTTCCgtctgctgcagcagcggcaacaacaacagctgcgaCCTGGTCCTGCAGAGAAGCAAGCAGCCAGTGCAGGAGGAAGTGCGACAGTAAAAGCGGAGACTGCATCGACGGAATCGAGTTCCACTGAAGCGAAGCCCGCACCAGCAGCCACTACAGCAGTGGTCAACGATGAGAACAGCAACAGTAGCCAGCAGTTGCCGCCGGCAGCGACGTTCAACGACGTGAGCAACAGtagcaccaacagcaacagctgcgGTACGGCCAGCAGCAACCAGACGAACAAcagcaccaccaacagcagccaCAGTAGCAGTGCAATCAGCAGCCAATCGGCGATCACGGTAGCCGCTCCATCAGCAGCCGCAACAGGAGCACCAtcagcgacagcagcagcgattGCCAGCGATCAGCAGCAGGTGAGCAAGGCGGCTGCAGCTGCGGCCGCTGCTGCGGCTTTGAGCAATGCCagtgcagcggcagcagcagctgcggcggcggcagctgctTCCGTTGGTCCGCCCACATCGTCGAGCGTGTCCGCTGGAGCAGCGGTCGCCCAACCAGCGGCACCTCCACCAACCAATGCAGGAACAACGACAGCAGTTGCGTAGTATACGACAATGATGCCAGCGTCCTACTACTGGCCACGAACCCCGCGAGGAGCAGTCGACTAAGCTGGAGTTCGGTGAAAGAACAGCGGGCCCAGGAGCAACTCCGAAGTGCAAGAGCAGAAGATGATACCTGCATCCATGTGGGGTGGGCATGTAAATTTACTTAAGTATGGCGCCAAGGAGAGAGTCAAGGTGTGCGAGAACTCGTGTCCGAACTCCAAGGATACGTAAACGGGAACTCAGCAGGTGCAGCGCCTGCAATGTATCTGCGATGGAATGGCTCGCCTATCCATCACTGTAACAGTCAATACAATAACAACTGTATATTTTTTCACTCAAATctaaaaatagtaaatatgATAACTAAACCTAAACCCTAAGCATTAAGAAATTGCAGCAGCGTAGTTATGATCATTCGAAACGGAAACTGTTCGGAGCAGAACCACTGATACTAACCGATCGAGATATAGGATCGGGGATTATTATTGAGTCGAACATGAAGATAAGAAACGGAGGATAACAAAGTTAAGAGCGAAATTCAAGCACACAGCATACTTATTGtactaaatttaattaaaatgaagcGACGAGCGAGGAGGAATAACtaacacatacatatgcatacgCACGCTACGGTTTATcgtatattaaatatatatataaataaatgcataaaCTAACATTAAATTACATGAGAATGAATTGTGTATGTAAAAGGGATGAAtgcatacatacgtacatctAGACAttgatatataaatacatacagGATAGTTTTTAAATTCTACCACTTACTAATACCTACATAATACCACAATGTGCAGCATAGGTACTCATAAACTGATCAAACTGAACGAACAGCGAAGTTCACgcggaaatatttaaaagcaaCACGTATATAAGTTTATTGGATTCAATGTGGACTCGGTGTTGCAGGAGAACTAATCCTAAGAGATGACTAAAAACCATTGTACATACTTAACTATTATGTAAATTTCactgtatttttatttttacgcAATGTTACAAGGCACATGTAAGTGGCAGCACTGCATTTCGTATTATGTTTATGTGTATGATGTATGGATGGGCTGCGAAAATTCCAACTTCTTAGTTTTAATCGCATAGCTCGGAGGCGaatcgaaatgaaattaaGCGAGATAAACAAGCAAACAGGCAAAATTGAAAAACCCACAGATGAAGGCaagcaaacaatttaaatggaaatcaaattaggtgatataatatataaaaatacataacatatacatacataattaatataaacGAAACatgaaaaatcgaaaaaatgaAACCCTAATGCTGTAATCTTATGTTAACTGTATTATTTGCTGGAAGTGCTGCTGcttcgttttattttatatcGAACTTACTTAAGGCTTAAATGACAAGATAAATAATTCGGTTTttatcttaatcttaatttaaaatataaaacaaataaaaccaagaaaacaaagcaaaacaaaacgcaaCCATAAAATGCTATAAAACACAAAGCGAAGCAAATCGAAATAAAGCTGTAGAGAAGCACGCAAAAAGGACTAAtaacacacacccacacccacacccaaaATGCTTGGCGTTAGGAAACCAATAAACAATTAATGCAAAACCATACATGGGTGGGTGCACCAATTTGTATACTAAACTTTCTCACACATAATTAACGTGCTACATAAGAGAGATCGAACATGAACTGTCTCCAGATTCTGGTTTGAGCAAGTCTAGAGATCCTTCCGGTTTCCGGTGGCGATCCTCTGGATCCAGATGAACTGCAAGATATTGGGAGATAATAGGAACGTGCTGCTGTTGATACGTGTATTCGTGTAGTTGTttgcaaacaaatattataaCTCAGCATCTCGATATATAACGTGTAGTTATTAGTCTATAATTTGCTAGGATGTAAATGTATGTCCCTCaaacttaatttaattatttaattaatatacatacatatatgatatACAATACAGCCTTTGTACTTGTCGTTTCTTATCGCGAATAAGGGATAAGGGATAAATAATTTCTGGTGTGGAAATAGTTTTTAGAactcattttttattttttcagtgCTATAAGCTATATTGCTTCTGTTCAGCGTAGGGCATTCACTGTTGAGCGGAAGATTATGATAAATGTATATTCGAGATAATATGCAATTGGGCACCTAAATACAATGTCAAGGTTTTGAAAAGTCCAGTAACAAGAAAAGTTGTTAGCCTGTTTTTTCAGCATTGAGGTAGCTGTTACCAGATTGGGAATTTGTGCATTGTTATTATACTgtcaatttgtttaaatttacaATTCTAAAATAACTTACATTAATATTCAGAATTTTTTAGTTCCGGGATAAATTTGAGCTTTTTAAGATAAATCTTCTTTTTTGGTTGGCTAAATAACATTTAACGGTGGaacaattttttaattgaCAATTTTAATCGGTCAATGAAGAGCTTATTTGAATACTATAatgtgtaaaaaaaaataataatcggAAATATTATGTTTGAAAGTAAGGAGTTCCCTAcaaaaaattgatttaaaaattatatctCGATACTTTTTCAAGATTATAAAATTCGAACAGCTTTGTTACAGCAAGTTGGCAGTCCAATTTCTACGTCGATAGTTCTTCACTTTTAATGTTCCATCCCTTAAATAAGTACAAGCACAACCGGCTgacattttttgtaatttacgGAGCGAATCGATTTTTGTATTGAAATCCGTTGCAAGCATGCTGTCGCTCAAAATTAAACTCGATGTACTGGGTCATCCCGGTTTCACCGAAGTGGTGATAAGCGGTAAGTGTCCTAGTTTTCCGCCTGATGGGGCTATAAGTCAtccttttctttatttctttcCGTTCCGCAGATCGCAAGGAATTCGCCAACACAGTCCTATGGTTGGAGGACCAGAAGATCCGGCTTTACTCCATAGAGGATCGTTGTAAGCTGCGCAATGTCGACAACCCTGAGATCTGGAAGGAGGGCTACTTGAAGTACTGTGCCGATCTTAACATGCCGCCCCTGGAGACCCGCCAGGAGCAGCTGTCCTGGATTCTCAGCTATGCCGTGCGCCTGGACTTCCTCGATGATCCTGACCAGTTTGCCTCGATTAACAGCAAACAGGTGCCACCCCAAAGCAATGGCAAGCAGACCCAACAGAAGGTCCAGGCTATTTTCGAGGGAAATATTAATAGTAAGGTTTCATTTTACCCAATTTAACATTTAAGGAacttcaaatttatataataatcaGGTGAAATACTAAAAGTATTAATTCTTTCTTCCCACCAGCTCAGGAAAAAGCGTTCGTGGATGCAGTCCGTCTGCTGGCCAGCAAACTGAATGTGCAGCACCACCCTAACCATCTGTTGCAGCTGGAGGCTATCGCTCGCGTGGTGCACGAACGCCTCTCGCCCGCCGCCAAGGGTCGCAAGCCGGTATTGGGCAAACCCTTCCCTTTCGACAAGGGAAACGACGTCGTCTCGTCCAACGACCCTGCCCTGGACCTGCCCATGCGCATCCTACGTCTTCTCCAGATCCAGAGCCTACGCGAGCTGCAGACACACATCAATGAGACCATTGTGGCGGTGCAGAACATCACGGCCAATCCAAAGACTGATACCAAGCTGGGGAAAGTGGGATTCTAGGCGATTAACAGTGAAGGACACAATTACAGAGGTCTACATGTAAATTTGTTGCTTTGAATGAAACAGAAAAGTTTTGAAATTGTATCTATAAAATATCCTTTAAAGCCAAGCAACACATTTAGCAGAAATCAATAGATGTGCAACAGCCAAGCTATGAACAAGCAAACACCTTTTTTAAAAGCTATAAAATAAGAATGCTCTAGATATTTTCTACAAAcatatgtttatttatgatCATGTTTTCAAAAGATGCAATATTATGTACGcctttgtaatttatttatttaaaataaatcataaattccATAAAACAAACATGGTTTCGTTTTCAATAATTTTGAATAGaaaaaattcttaaaaaaggtAACAGCTCTATTATTTTATTGCCGCATGGTCgtacaaaagaaaacattaatatttatatagttagCGAGTCTACGATTAGAATTAAAAAGTAATTGAATTAACGTCTAGAAAAGAACTGATGATCAGTGCCAGTATTTTCCTGTTCCTTTGGCTCCACGGCGGTTGCCTTCAGGAATTTCGCGTCTGCCAGGCGGGCCACGCCCAGAACTCCAACGGCTGGGGGCGGAGAAGGAGAAAGGAGTAAACATAAAACCGGATTTAAGATCCCAAGTGGCTCACCTGCAGCTAAGCCTTTCATAGTGAAATTCTCCAGAGGTTTCGATCGCCTCTTTTTCGACTGTGCCAATAGGAAGGCACCGATTCCCAGGAGTCCAAAGCCACTGACCAGACGGCAGGCCAAGCAGTCCACCTCGTTGGAACCGTTGTCCTTGTTCCAAAAAGAAAGTCTACCgatcattttttaaattatttcaataataacaatttggAAATGGATTTGGGAAGTAAGGCGACAACTATCGATATACCAAGTTTGACGCAGAGCTGCCAACTTGATTGGGTAACAAAACTAGGATTTGTTAATTCTATCAACAAATGGCTTATTGACCTTATTTTCTAATAGAACTAgatttctattattattatatatgtttaacaactttaaaatatatcaatAAGCTATCACCGTTTTAAATGTATTGTTATCGATAGACGTGCACAACAGATGTTAAGGTTAA is part of the Drosophila sechellia strain sech25 chromosome 3R, ASM438219v1, whole genome shotgun sequence genome and encodes:
- the LOC6616696 gene encoding trithorax group protein osa isoform X9, translating into MNEKIKSPQTQQQQQGGAPAPAATPPSAGAAPGGATPPTSGPPTPNNNSNNGSDPSIQQQQQNVAPHPYGAPPPPGSGPGGPPGPDPAAVMHYHHLHQQQQQHPPPPHMQQQQHHGGPAPPPPGGAPEHAPGVKEEYAHLPPPHPHPAYGRYHADPNMDPYRYGQPLPGGKPPQQQQPHPQQQPPQQPGPGGSPNRPPQQRYIPGQPPQGPTPTLNSLLQSSNPPPPPQHRYANTYDPQQAAASAAAAAAAQQQQAGGPPPPGHGPPPPQHQPSPYGGQQGGWAPPPRPYSPQLGPSQQYRTPPPTNTSRGQSPYPPAHGQNSGSYPSSPQQQQQQQQQQQQQAGQQPGGPVPGGPPPGAGQQPPQQNTPPTSQYSPYPQRYPTPPGLPAGGSNHRTAYSTHQYPEPNRPWPGGSSPSPGSGHPLPPASPHHVPPLQQQPPPPPHVSAGGPPPSSSPGHAPSPSPQPSQASPSPHQELIGQNSNDSSSGGAHSGMGSGPPGTPNPQQVMRPTPSPTGSSGSRSMSPAVAQNHPISRPASNQSSSGGPMQQPPVGAGGPPPMPPHPGMPGGPPQQQQSQQQQASNSASSASNSPQQTPPPAPPPNQVMNNMATPPPPPQGAAGGGYPMPPHMHGGYKMGGPGQSPGAQGYPPQQPQQYPPGNYPPRPQYPPGAYATGPPPPPTSQAGAGGANSMPSGAQAGGYPGRGMPNHTGQYPPYQWVPPSPQQAVPGGAPGGAMVGNHVQGKGTPPPPVVGGPPPPQGSGSPRPLNYLKQHLQHKGGYGGSPTPPQGPQGYGNGPTGMHPGMPMGPPHHMGPPHGPTNMGPPTSTPPQSQMLQGGQPQGQGQGASGGPESGGPEHISQDNGISSSGPTGAAGMHAVTSVVTTGPDGTPMDEVSQQSTLSNASAASGEDPQCTTPKSRKNDPYSQSHLAPPSTSPHPVVMHPGGGPGEEYDMSSPPNWPRPAGSPQVFNHVPVPQEPFRSTITTTKKSDSLCKLYEMDDNPDRRGWLDKLRAFMEERRTPITACPTISKQPLDLYRLYIYVKERGGFVEVTKSKTWKDIAGLLGIGASSSAAYTLRKHYTKNLLTFECHFDRGDIDPLPIIQQVEAGSKKKTAKAASVPSPGGGHLDAGTTNSTGSSNSQDSFPAPPGSAPNAAIDGYPGYPGGSPYPGASGPQPDYAAAGQMQRPPSQNNPQTPHPGSPYPSQPGAYGQYGSSDQYNATGPPGQPFGQGPGQYPPQNRNMYPPYGPEGEAPPTGANQYGPYGSRPYSQPPPGGPQPPAQTVAGGPPAGGAPGAPPSSAYPTGRPSQQDYYQPPPDQSPQPRRHPDFIKDSQPYPGYNARPQIYGAWQSGTQQYRPQYPSSPAPQNWGGAPPRGAAPPPGAPHGPPIQQPAGVAQWDQHRYPPQQGPPPPPQQQQQPQQQQQQPPYQQVAGPPGQQPPQAPPQWAQMNPGQTAQSGIAPPGSPLRPPSGPGQQNRMPGMPAQQQQSQQQGGVPQPPPQQASHGGVPSPGLPQVGPGGMVKPPYAMPPPPSQGVGQQVGQGPPGGMMSQKPPPMPGQAMQQQPLQQQPPPHQHPHPHQHPQHQHPHQMPPNQTAPGGYGPPGMPGGGAQLVKKELIFPHDSVESTTPILYRRKRLTKADVCPVDPWRIFMAMRSGLLTECTWALDVLNVLLFDDSTVQFFGISNLPGLLTLLLEHFQKNLAEMFDERENEEQSALLAEDADDDADSGTVMCEKLRTSGRQPRCVRSISSYNRRRHYENMDRSGKNGAGNGSDSEDADEGIDLGQVRVQPNPEERSLLLSFTPNYTMVTRKGVPVRIQPAENDIFVDERQKAWDIDTNRLYEQLEPVGSDAWTYGFTEPDPLDGIIDVFKSEIVNIPFARYIRSDKKGKKRTELASSSRKPDIKSEENSTEEQTFNKKRRLVSGGSSSSGVHAEGKKSKLTSEEFAQPNAEVKKEPGTADSDCRPVDMDIEAPQQRLTNGVAPCSSTPASFDPRTTAKDEARVLQRRRDSSFEDECYTRDEASLHLVSESQDSLARRCIALSNIFRNLTFVPGNETVLAKSTRFLAVLGQLLLLNHEHLRRTPKTRNYDREEDTDFSDSCSSLQGEREWWWDYLITIRENMLVAMANIAGHLELSRYDELIARPLIDGLLHWAVCPSAHGQDPFPSCGPNSVLSPQRLALEALCKLCVTDANVDLVIATPPFSRLEKLCAVLTRHLCRNEDQVLREFSVNLLHYLAAADSAMARTVALQSPCISYLVAFIEQAEQTALGVANQHGINYLRENPDSMGTSLDMLRRAAGTLLHLAKHPDNRSLFMQQEQRLLGLVMSHILDQQVALIISRVLYQVSRGTGPIHSVEFRLLQQRQQQQLRPGPAEKQAASAGGSATVKAETASTESSSTEAKPAPAATTAVVNDENSNSSQQLPPAATFNDVSNSSTNSNSCGTASSNQTNNSTTNSSHSSSAISSQSAITVAAPSAAATGAPSATAAAIASDQQQVSKAAAAAAAAAALSNASAAAAAAAAAAAASVGPPTSSSVSAGAAVAQPAAPPPTNAGTTTAVA
- the LOC6616696 gene encoding trithorax group protein osa isoform X7 translates to MNEKIKSPQTQQQQQGGAPAPAATPPSAGAAPGGATPPTSGPPTPNNNSNNGSDPSIQQQQQNVAPHPYGAPPPPGSGPGGPPGPDPAAVMHYHHLHQQQQQHPPPPHMQQQQHHGGPAPPPPGGAPEHAPGVKEEYAHLPPPHPHPAYGRYHADPNMDPYRYGQPLPGGKPPQQQQPHPQQQPPQQPGPGGSPNRPPQQRYIPGQPPQGPTPTLNSLLQSSNPPPPPQHRYANTYDPQQAAASAAAAAAAQQQQAGGPPPPGHGPPPPQHQPSPYGGQQGGWAPPPRPYSPQLGPSQQYRTPPPTNTSRGQSPYPPAHGQNSGSYPSSPQQQQQQQQQQQQQAGQQPGGPVPGGPPPGAGQQPPQQNTPPTSQYSPYPQRYPTPPGLPAGGSNHRTAYSTHQYPEPNRPWPGGSSPSPGSGHPLPPASPHHVPPLQQQPPPPPHVSAGGPPPSSSPGHAPSPSPQPSQASPSPHQELIGQNSNDSSSGGAHSGMGSGPPGTPNPQQVMRPTPSPTGSSGSRSMSPAVAQNHPISRPASNQSSSGGPMQQPPVGAGGPPPMPPHPGMPGGPPQQQQSQQQQASNSASSASNSPQQTPPPAPPPNQVMNNMATPPPPPQGAAGGGYPMPPHMHGGYKMGGPGQSPGAQGYPPQQPQQYPPGNYPPRPQYPPGAYATGPPPPPTSQAGAGGANSMPSGAQAGGYPGRGMPNHTGQYPPYQWVPPSPQQAVPGGAPGGAMVGNHVQGKGTPPPPVVGGPPPPQGSGSPRPLNYLKQHLQHKGGYGGSPTPPQGPQGYGNGPTGMHPGMPMGPPHHMGPPHGPTNMGPPTSTPPQSQMLQGGQPQGQGQGASGGPESGGPEHISQDNGISSSGPTGAAGMHAVTSVVTTGPDGTPMDEVSQQSTLSNASAASGEDPQCTTPKSRKNDPYSQSHLAPPSTSPHPVVMHPGGGPGEEYDMSSPPNWPRPAGSPQVFNHVPVPQEPFRSTITTTKKSDSLCKLYEMDDNPDRRGWLDKLRAFMEERRTPITACPTISKQPLDLYRLYIYVKERGGFVEVCKVTKSKTWKDIAGLLGIGASSSAAYTLRKHYTKNLLTFECHFDRGDIDPLPIIQQVEAGSKKKTAKAASVPSPGGGHLDAGTTNSTGSSNSQDSFPAPPGSAPNAAIDGYPGYPGGSPYPGASGPQPDYAAAGQMQRPPSQNNPQTPHPGSPYPSQPGAYGQYGSSDQYNATGPPGQPFGQGPGQYPPQNRNMYPPYGPEGEAPPTGANQYGPYGSRPYSQPPPGGPQPPAQTVAGGPPAGGAPGAPPSSAYPTGRPSQQDYYQPPPDQSPQPRRHPDFIKDSQPYPGYNARPQIYGAWQSGTQQYRPQYPSSPAPQNWGGAPPRGAAPPPGAPHGPPIQQPAGVAQWDQHRYPPQQGPPPPPQQQQQPQQQQQQPPYQQVAGPPGQQPPQAPPQWAQMNPGQTAQSGIAPPGSPLRPPSGPGQQNRMPGMPAQQQQSQQQGGVPQPPPQQASHGGVPSPGLPQVGPGGMVKPPYAMPPPPSQGVGQQVGQGPPGGMMSQKPPPMPGQAMQQQPLQQQPPPHQHPHPHQHPQHQHPHQMPPNQTAPGGYGPPGMPGGGAQLVKKELIFPHDSVESTTPILYRRKRLTKADVCPVDPWRIFMAMRSGLLTECTWALDVLNVLLFDDSTVQFFGISNLPGLLTLLLEHFQKNLAEMFDERENEEQSALLAEDADDDADSGTVMCEKLRTSGRQPRCVRSISSYNRRRHYENMDRSGKNGAGNGSDSEDADEGIDLGQVRVQPNPEERSLLLSFTPNYTMVTRKGVPVRIQPAENDIFVDERQKAWDIDTNRLYEQLEPVGSDAWTYGFTEPDPLDGIIDVFKSEIVNIPFARYIRSDKKGKKRTELASSSRKPDIKSEENSTEEQTFNKKRRLVSGGSSSSGVHAEGKKSKLTSEEFAQPNAEVKKEPGTADSDCRPVDMDIEAPQQRLTNGVAPCSSTPASFDPRTTAKDEARVLQRRRDSSFEDECYTRDEASLHLVSESQDSLARRCIALSNIFRNLTFVPGNETVLAKSTRFLAVLGQLLLLNHEHLRRTPKTRNYDREEDTDFSDSCSSLQGEREWWWDYLITIRENMLVAMANIAGHLELSRYDELIARPLIDGLLHWAVCPSAHGQDPFPSCGPNSVLSPQRLALEALCKLCVTDANVDLVIATPPFSRLEKLCAVLTRHLCRNEDQVLREFSVNLLHYLAAADSAMARTVALQSPCISYLVAFIEQAEQTALGVANQHGINYLRENPDSMGTSLDMLRRAAGTLLHLAKHPDNRSLFMQQEQRLLGLVMSHILDQQVALIISRVLYQVSRGTGPIHSVEFRLLQQRQQQQLRPGPAEKQAASAGGSATVKAETASTESSSTEAKPAPAATTAVVNDENSNSSQQLPPAATFNDVSNSSTNSNSCGTASSNQTNNSTTNSSHSSSAISSQSAITVAAPSAAATGAPSATAAAIASDQQQVSKAAAAAAAAAALSNASAAAAAAAAAAAASVGPPTSSSVSAGAAVAQPAAPPPTNAGTTTAVA